In the Sediminibacter sp. Hel_I_10 genome, one interval contains:
- the prmC gene encoding peptide chain release factor N(5)-glutamine methyltransferase produces MQLKQLLNTYHAQLDAIFGKEEVDSFFNIAIGHYLDMARIALVLEPDLRITEEDAKPLLKVLSDLNSQKPIQYSIGVTEFFGLPFQVNSHTLIPRPETEELVALALEDLKTISSVLDAPIQILDIGTGSGCIAIAIAKHFENAKVSAVDISEEALKVAGQNALVNDVNVDFSKLDILSFKEGGALKFDGFDLIISNPPYVREQEKSQMQANVLDNEPHLALFVKDESPLVFYQTICEFAQNYLKPGGRLYFEINEYLGKEMVQLLNDHNFTEIELNTDIFGKDRMIKGVL; encoded by the coding sequence TTGCAACTAAAACAACTTTTAAATACCTACCATGCGCAACTGGATGCCATTTTTGGGAAGGAAGAGGTAGATTCCTTTTTCAATATTGCAATAGGTCATTATTTGGATATGGCCCGTATAGCATTGGTTTTAGAGCCCGATCTCAGAATTACTGAGGAAGACGCTAAGCCATTATTAAAGGTATTATCTGATTTAAATTCCCAGAAACCCATACAATATAGTATTGGGGTTACTGAGTTTTTCGGACTTCCATTTCAAGTGAATTCCCATACACTTATCCCCAGACCAGAAACCGAAGAATTGGTCGCTCTTGCTCTAGAAGATTTAAAGACAATATCTTCAGTTCTTGATGCGCCCATCCAAATTTTGGATATAGGTACAGGTTCAGGTTGTATTGCGATAGCTATTGCCAAACATTTTGAGAATGCGAAGGTTTCTGCAGTTGATATTTCCGAAGAGGCACTAAAAGTGGCGGGGCAAAATGCTTTAGTCAATGACGTTAATGTTGATTTTAGTAAGCTTGATATTTTGAGTTTTAAAGAAGGAGGAGCGCTTAAATTCGATGGTTTTGACCTGATCATATCCAATCCGCCCTATGTGAGAGAGCAGGAAAAATCACAGATGCAGGCTAATGTGCTTGACAATGAACCGCACTTGGCCTTATTTGTAAAAGATGAAAGTCCGTTAGTGTTTTATCAGACTATTTGTGAATTTGCACAAAACTATCTAAAACCAGGAGGAAGGCTTTATTTTGAAATTAACGAGTATTTGGGTAAGGAGATGGTACAGCTTTTAAATGATCATAATTTTACTGAGATTGAATTGAATACAGATATTTTTGGAAAAGATAGGATGATCAAAGGGGTTCTTTAA
- a CDS encoding GNAT family N-acetyltransferase: MSENEIIIREIEAGDNAKLEAVIKSCFPEFQIPLKGTAYEDSETPIMYESYRGDREVYFVVAKGDEIFGGAGIKALKDFKGNVCELQKMYFAPEVRGLGLGKKLISKCLEAAKTFGFDSCYLETAPQLKAAIHIYEMFGFKHRTAPLGDTGHYSCGVWMTKEL, encoded by the coding sequence GTGAGTGAAAACGAGATAATCATTAGGGAAATTGAAGCGGGTGACAACGCCAAATTAGAGGCCGTTATTAAATCCTGCTTTCCAGAATTTCAAATTCCGTTAAAAGGTACTGCCTATGAAGATTCTGAAACTCCAATCATGTATGAGTCTTACCGAGGCGATCGAGAAGTCTACTTTGTGGTGGCAAAAGGGGATGAGATTTTTGGCGGTGCTGGTATAAAAGCCTTGAAGGATTTTAAAGGCAATGTGTGCGAGTTACAAAAAATGTATTTTGCTCCCGAAGTGAGAGGTCTGGGTCTGGGGAAAAAGTTGATTTCAAAATGTCTTGAAGCAGCCAAAACTTTTGGTTTTGATAGCTGTTACTTAGAAACGGCACCACAATTAAAAGCGGCCATTCATATTTATGAGATGTTTGGTTTTAAACATAGAACAGCACCACTAGGAGACACGGGCCATTATAGCTGTGGTGTTTGGATGACTAAAGAGTTATGA
- the ligA gene encoding NAD-dependent DNA ligase LigA, with the protein MNTKAIIESLRTELREHNYNYYVLDQPSIDDFEFDMKLKQLQDLEEKHPEFYDANSPTLRVGGEITKNFDTIAHRYRMYSLDNSYSKEDLLDWEKRIEKVIDGAVEFVCELKYDGASISLTYENGNLLRAVTRGDGSQGDDVTANIKTIRSVPLQLQGDFPKSFDIRGEIVLPYEGFRKMNEERLAAGEELYRNPRNTASGSLKLQDSAEVAKRPLECLLYNITGDRLGFETQFESLEKARRMGFKVPEASKLAKSVDEVLAFVDYWDEHRHDLPYETDGVVIKVNNLQQQEELGYTSKAPRWAMAYKFKAEQVSTRLNEITYQVGRTGAITPVANLEPVELAGTTVKRASLHNADQIEKLDIREGDEVFVEKGGEIIPKIISVDLSKRPEDSEPTQYITHCPECGSKLVRQEGDAKHYCMNYNGCKPQIIGRIQHFISRKAMDIEGLGGETVALLVNEGLISNYSDLYDLKKEDVLPLERMAEKSAENLIKGIESSKEIPFERVLFAIGIRFVGETVAKKLAKHYKTIDALAAASVEELISVDEIGERIAQSVVDFFESTENRVYIEKLKKHGLQLEISAEKLANQTNRLDGGTFVISGVFETLSRTELKKLIEDNGGKVSSSISSKTNYLVAGANMGPSKRAKAETLNVPIISEQDVLDILK; encoded by the coding sequence ATGAATACCAAGGCAATTATTGAGTCTCTTAGAACAGAATTACGAGAGCACAACTATAATTATTATGTGTTAGATCAGCCAAGTATAGATGATTTTGAGTTTGATATGAAGTTGAAGCAACTGCAGGACTTAGAAGAAAAACATCCTGAGTTTTACGATGCCAACTCGCCAACCTTACGCGTTGGTGGTGAGATTACTAAGAATTTTGACACCATCGCGCACCGCTACCGTATGTATTCATTAGACAATTCTTACTCTAAAGAAGATCTTTTAGATTGGGAAAAACGTATTGAAAAAGTTATTGACGGCGCGGTTGAATTTGTTTGCGAGCTCAAATATGATGGTGCTTCTATTAGCTTAACTTACGAAAATGGCAACTTATTAAGGGCAGTAACACGTGGAGACGGGTCTCAGGGCGATGATGTTACGGCAAACATCAAGACCATTAGATCTGTGCCGTTACAGTTGCAAGGTGATTTTCCCAAGAGTTTTGATATTAGGGGCGAGATTGTTTTACCTTATGAAGGGTTTCGTAAAATGAATGAGGAGCGATTGGCCGCTGGAGAAGAGCTGTATCGTAACCCTAGAAATACGGCGTCTGGAAGTTTGAAACTTCAGGATAGTGCCGAAGTTGCTAAGCGACCTTTAGAATGTTTACTTTATAATATCACCGGCGATAGACTGGGGTTTGAGACGCAGTTTGAAAGCCTTGAGAAAGCAAGACGAATGGGCTTTAAAGTCCCGGAAGCTTCAAAGTTGGCTAAATCTGTTGATGAGGTTTTAGCTTTTGTAGATTATTGGGATGAGCATCGACATGATCTACCATACGAAACGGATGGGGTTGTGATTAAGGTGAACAATTTACAGCAGCAAGAAGAATTGGGGTATACCTCAAAAGCACCACGCTGGGCCATGGCCTATAAGTTTAAGGCAGAGCAGGTGTCTACAAGATTAAACGAAATTACCTATCAAGTTGGGCGAACAGGAGCCATAACACCTGTAGCTAATTTAGAACCTGTTGAGTTGGCAGGAACTACCGTAAAGCGCGCATCACTGCATAATGCCGACCAGATTGAAAAATTGGATATTAGGGAAGGTGATGAGGTGTTTGTTGAAAAAGGAGGAGAGATTATTCCTAAGATCATTTCTGTGGACTTGTCAAAACGCCCAGAAGACTCAGAGCCTACCCAGTACATTACGCATTGTCCCGAATGCGGATCAAAATTGGTGAGACAAGAGGGCGATGCTAAGCATTACTGTATGAATTATAATGGCTGTAAGCCTCAAATCATAGGCCGTATCCAGCATTTTATTTCCCGTAAAGCGATGGATATTGAAGGTTTGGGAGGAGAGACAGTGGCGCTTCTGGTTAATGAAGGATTGATTTCCAATTATTCTGATTTATATGATTTAAAAAAAGAGGATGTGTTGCCTTTGGAACGGATGGCTGAAAAAAGTGCCGAAAACTTGATTAAAGGTATTGAGTCTTCAAAGGAGATTCCGTTTGAACGCGTCCTGTTTGCAATAGGTATTCGTTTTGTCGGGGAGACTGTAGCAAAAAAACTGGCAAAACATTATAAAACTATAGATGCTTTAGCAGCAGCTTCGGTAGAAGAATTGATCTCAGTAGATGAAATTGGAGAACGCATTGCGCAAAGCGTGGTCGACTTTTTTGAATCTACAGAGAATCGAGTTTATATTGAGAAGTTAAAAAAACACGGACTACAATTAGAAATCTCTGCTGAAAAATTAGCCAACCAGACCAATAGGTTAGATGGTGGTACCTTTGTTATTTCTGGGGTATTTGAGACACTTTCAAGAACGGAGCTTAAGAAATTAATTGAGGATAATGGGGGCAAAGTATCAAGTTCTATATCTTCTAAAACAAATTATTTGGTTGCAGGGGCAAACATGGGGCCGAGTAAGAGGGCGAAGGCTGAGACCCTCAATGTGCCTATTATTTCAGAACAGGATGTGTTGGATATTTTAAAGTAG